A single region of the Vespula pensylvanica isolate Volc-1 chromosome 8, ASM1446617v1, whole genome shotgun sequence genome encodes:
- the LOC122630865 gene encoding cuticle protein 16.5-like isoform X3 has product MTTIIIFLGLIVLAKSQLIYPDQYEYTKTSIYPAYANNQRRSYSADVAYAASAVPAAPMVYYASSAAPMVYSAPVAAPVAYSAPVAAPVAYSAPVATPVAYSAPAPAVAAPVAYSAPAPAPAAAQQQHPWNIMHQEQHL; this is encoded by the exons ATGACgactattataatattcctAGGATTAATAGTCCTGGCTAAATCGCAATTGATTTATCCGGATCAGTACGAATATACGAAGACTTCGATTTATCCAGCCTATGCTAATAATCAGCGACGATCATATTCAGCTGATGTCGCATACGCTGCATCAGCAGTACCAGCAGCACCCATGGTATATTATGCATCATCAGCAGCACCTATGGTATATTCCGCACCAGTAGCAGCACCTGTGGCATATTCCGCACCAGTAGCAGCACCTGTGGCATATTCCGCACCAGTAGCAACACCTGTGGCATATTccgcaccagcaccagcagtAGCAGCACCCGTGGCATATTccgcaccagcaccagcaccagcagcagca cagcagcagcacccGTGGAATATTATGCATCAGGAGCAGCACCTATGA
- the LOC122630862 gene encoding leukocyte elastase inhibitor, producing MIYYAVPPRSIAYYPSSASIVNQLPKQPKETFLSPAASQININTIAPPISPLAQSLPSDWAYRVNDIISKGVTKLALNIQNVIYANNLASVKDEKDNIVFSPLNIAGSLALVHLGSAGITFEEVSRILGLAAGVDISTHSELVHQMFGLLISVVHEKVLESTRIIDIASAIFLQEGFPIRPEFRTISEDVYQSAVMNVDFRERGKEAQDKINAWVKEKTNGKISTILNDVPSAATKVIIASALYFNAEWNRYFIKGATGRKAFSIEPNQQILVDMMYNAGDFPFYEDKNYGVKIVGLPYKGLDTTMYIMLPKAEGARALGEFERTLTPEIIEYLIENTRNQTTIIGMPKMKITSSLKLKKVLESLGLTSLFNPAAADLSLLSPGSGELIANAVPNLEATSPTNSTRSNKSFNNQNRQSNNRDQLIFSRFGADVDGQQMYKKHLFKYTDNTRGYNIEQWATGFNIRRQRKRREIETERIDDESNVKRVRRQTRPMSDDFLRIVESRNFRSFGLDDLRNSATIANPGLYADEVLHKVDIDINEKGTEAAAATTIVLERDGRQKRLLANRPFLFFIRHNPTKLILFWGTINTPTPNFPNT from the exons ATGATATATTATGCAGTACCACCACGATCCATAGCTTATTATCCATCATCGGCATCTATCGTAAATCAATTACCTAAACAACcgaaagaaactttcttaTCTCCAGCCGCATCACAAATAAACATTAATACGATCGCACCACCGATTTCACCTCTTGCTCAGTCATTGCCATCAGATTGGGCTTATCGA gTGAATGACATCATCTCGAAAGGCGTCACGAAATTAGCTCTAAATATCCAAAACGTAATATACGCTAACAATCTGGCATCagtaaaagacgaaaaagataatatagtATTCTCGCCACTTAATATTGCTGGATCTCTCGCATTAGTTCATTTAGGATCAGCTGGAATAACTTTCGAAGAGGTGTCGAGAATCCTTGGACTTGCTGCGGGAGTAGACATTTCTACGCATTCAGAACTCGTTCATCAAATGTTCGGATTATTGATTTCCGTAGTTCATGAGAAAGTTCTTGAATCTACGAGGATCATAGACATTGCTAGTGCAATTTTCTTGCAG GAAGGTTTTCCAATTCGACCAGAATTTAGGACAATCAGCGAAGATGTATATCAAAGTGCAGTAATGAATGTCGATtttcgagaaagaggaaaggaagcaCAAGACAAAATAAACGCAtgggtaaaagaaaaaacaaacggaAAGATTTCAACTATTTTAAATGATGTACCATCAGCTGCCACGAAAGTGATCATAGCTTCGGCATTATATTTCAATGCCGAATggaatagatattttataaagggAGCTACTGGTAGAAAAGCATTTTCCATCGAACCGAACCAACAGATCCTAGTTGATATGATGTACAATGCAGGAGATTTTCCTTTctacgaagataaaaattatggCGTTAAAATTGTTGGTCTACCATATAAAGGATTAGAT actactatgtatattatgttacCTAAGGCAGAAGGTGCAAGAGCATTAGGCGAATTTGAGAGGACACTGACACCAGAGatcattgaatatttaattgaaaatacgCGAAATCAAACGACTATAATAGGGATGCCTAAAATGAAGATTACTAgttctttaaaattaaaaaaagtactCGAGAGTTTAGGTTTAACATCACTATTTAATCCAGCAGCGGCAGACTTGAGTTTGTTATCACCAGGTTCAGGAGAACTGATTGCAAACGCAGTACCAAATCTAGAAGCTACATCACCCACGAATTCTACCAGATCcaataaaagttttaataatcaaaatagaCAATCGAACAACAGAGATCAATTGATTTTCTCAAGATTCGGTGCTGACGTAGACGGACAGCAGATGtacaaaaaacatttattcaaatatactGACAATACTCGCGGTTACAATATCGAACAATGGGCTACTGGATTTAATATAAGAAGGCAAAGGAAACGACGTGAAATCGAAACTGAACGAATCGACGATGAAAGTAACGTTAAAAGAGTTCGAAGACAAACTAGACCTATGTCCGACGATTTTCTCCGTATCGTTGAAAGTAGAAATTTTCGATCATTTGGACTGGACGATCTTAGAAATAGCGCGACCATAGCTAATCCTGGTTTATATGCTGATGAGGTATTACATAAAGTAGACATTGATATTAACGAAAAGGGTACTGAAGCTGCAGCAGCAACTACAATTGTTTTAGAAAGAGATGGTAGACAAAAAAGGTTATTAGCTAACAGaccctttctatttttcataagACACAATCCTACAAAATTGATATTGTTTTGGGGTACGATTAACACGCCTACTCCAAATTTTCCTAATAcgtaa